The following coding sequences are from one Streptococcus mitis window:
- a CDS encoding YesL family protein, with protein sequence MQKLFSLDGKLVRILTFLTDLIILNTLFIVSCIPIVTIGASLTSLTTMWYRILKGKDTDIAYHYFRIFRQNFKQSTFIWLFILLIELLLYVNYCLWGYSSLLSEYSLLLVLPFLFVIILFMSVVFPYIGLFKDNLKNSIVNSVLICILNPIQAIMLVLFNISVLYMSFSSPERVLTAIYVFTFGGFAFCGLMNVTITNKMFDKVKKFTKRRETN encoded by the coding sequence ATGCAAAAATTATTTTCATTAGATGGAAAACTGGTTAGAATTTTAACTTTTTTGACAGATTTAATTATTTTAAATACTCTATTTATTGTTAGTTGTATTCCAATAGTTACAATTGGGGCATCACTAACTTCTCTTACGACAATGTGGTATCGTATTTTAAAAGGTAAAGATACCGATATTGCTTATCATTATTTTCGGATCTTTAGACAAAATTTTAAACAATCAACTTTTATTTGGTTGTTTATCCTCCTAATAGAATTACTTTTATATGTGAACTATTGTCTTTGGGGCTATTCAAGTTTACTTTCAGAGTATAGTTTATTGTTAGTGTTGCCCTTTTTATTTGTTATAATACTTTTTATGAGTGTTGTTTTTCCCTATATTGGTTTATTTAAAGATAATCTAAAAAATAGTATTGTAAATAGCGTATTAATTTGTATTTTAAATCCAATACAAGCTATCATGTTGGTTTTATTTAATATTTCTGTACTGTATATGAGTTTTAGTAGTCCAGAACGAGTTTTAACAGCTATTTACGTATTTACATTTGGGGGATTTGCTTTTTGCGGATTGATGAATGTAACGATAACAAATAAAATGTTTGATAAGGTAAAGAAATTTACTAAAAGGAGGGAAACAAATTGA
- a CDS encoding glycoside hydrolase family 31 protein, whose protein sequence is MKIFKGELYRISVLTDKLVRLEYSQTGSFEDRTTQLIYNRDFGQVSLDYIETSNVLDIMTDYFHLHFNKGEFNAENLFIELKGNFAVYGSRWYFGESIETLKGTARTLDKADGAIPLEDGIISRNGIALLDDSQGFIWDEQSGYMERENQIDLYFFAYGHDYRGAIRDFYHLTGSTPLLPRYALGNWWSRYWPYTSDEYLDLIDRFETEKIPLSIGVLDMDWHITEIPARFGSGWTGYSWNKNLIPNPEQLLQQLHDKKLKLSLNVHPADGIRAYEEAYPRVAKRLGLNVELEEPAIFDFFNPSFRESYFKDVHYELEKQGVDFWWIDWQQGTQGMLDPLWLLNHYHYQDSCKNAEGGLILSRYAGPGSHRYPVGFSGDTIISWDSLRFQPYFTATASNIGYSWWSHDIGGHMLGDYDEELQTRWLQFGIFSPITRLHSSRSPFNSKEPWFFSETTSKIMKKYLRLRHQMIPYLYTMNVKTHEEGAPLISPMYYFYPENDESYNVPNQYFFGTELMVAPIVEKMDLAFQSAKVDVWFPEGEWYDFFSEKKYTGGVNLSVYRDISTIPVFAKSGAIIPLVGSEIDMGVDLPEVVDWYVFPGKQHSFEMIEDQNGQRYKTRLSIDWEMGMVELALQGDSSIVPSNRRHRIHFKGTNVSMIELPNKNDTARFECKDNKTTSLNDEVFRLLKTASLPYELKDRLLNQFINAKNSHDLMNILHHQDKELRGRLLEMIFTSEN, encoded by the coding sequence TTGAAAATTTTTAAGGGAGAGCTTTATCGAATCTCTGTATTAACAGACAAGTTAGTAAGGTTAGAATACTCTCAAACTGGAAGTTTTGAGGATAGAACTACACAACTTATCTATAATAGAGATTTTGGTCAAGTTTCGTTAGATTATATCGAGACATCAAACGTACTAGATATTATGACGGACTATTTTCATCTGCACTTTAATAAAGGAGAATTTAACGCCGAAAATCTATTTATAGAATTAAAAGGAAATTTTGCCGTATATGGTAGTCGCTGGTATTTTGGTGAATCTATTGAAACGTTAAAAGGAACAGCTCGGACTCTGGATAAGGCAGATGGAGCAATCCCATTAGAAGATGGAATTATTAGCCGAAATGGTATAGCCTTATTGGATGATTCTCAAGGATTTATTTGGGATGAACAGTCTGGTTATATGGAGAGAGAAAATCAAATTGACCTCTATTTCTTTGCCTATGGGCATGATTATAGAGGAGCAATCAGAGACTTTTACCATTTGACTGGTTCAACACCCTTATTGCCAAGATATGCTTTAGGGAATTGGTGGAGTAGGTATTGGCCTTATACGTCGGATGAATACTTGGATTTAATAGACAGATTTGAAACAGAGAAAATTCCATTATCTATCGGTGTGTTAGATATGGATTGGCATATAACTGAAATTCCAGCCCGTTTTGGAAGTGGGTGGACAGGATATAGTTGGAATAAAAACTTAATACCAAATCCAGAACAGTTATTGCAACAACTTCATGATAAAAAGTTAAAACTCTCCTTAAATGTCCATCCTGCTGATGGTATACGGGCTTATGAAGAAGCTTATCCTCGAGTTGCCAAACGATTGGGGTTAAATGTAGAATTAGAAGAACCTGCCATTTTTGATTTTTTTAATCCCTCTTTTAGGGAATCCTACTTTAAAGATGTTCATTATGAGCTAGAAAAGCAAGGAGTAGATTTTTGGTGGATTGACTGGCAACAAGGGACACAAGGTATGCTAGATCCACTATGGCTTTTAAACCATTATCACTATCAGGATAGTTGTAAAAATGCAGAAGGTGGTTTGATTTTATCAAGATATGCAGGGCCGGGTAGTCACCGCTACCCTGTTGGTTTTTCAGGAGATACCATTATTAGTTGGGATTCGTTAAGATTTCAACCTTATTTTACAGCGACAGCATCAAATATCGGTTATAGTTGGTGGAGCCATGATATCGGTGGGCACATGCTGGGGGATTATGACGAAGAGTTACAAACTAGATGGCTACAGTTTGGTATTTTTAGTCCGATAACTCGATTACATAGTTCTAGAAGTCCCTTTAATAGTAAGGAACCTTGGTTTTTTTCAGAAACAACATCTAAGATTATGAAGAAATACCTTCGTTTGAGACATCAGATGATTCCATATCTATATACCATGAATGTAAAGACACACGAGGAAGGTGCCCCATTAATCAGCCCAATGTATTATTTCTACCCAGAGAATGATGAGAGTTATAATGTTCCAAATCAATACTTTTTTGGAACAGAACTGATGGTGGCTCCCATTGTAGAAAAGATGGATTTGGCGTTCCAATCTGCAAAAGTAGATGTATGGTTCCCTGAAGGTGAATGGTATGACTTCTTTTCAGAAAAAAAATATACAGGTGGTGTGAACTTAAGTGTTTATAGAGACATTTCGACTATTCCTGTGTTTGCAAAAAGTGGTGCAATCATTCCCTTGGTTGGTTCTGAGATAGATATGGGTGTTGATTTACCTGAAGTTGTAGATTGGTATGTATTCCCAGGAAAACAACATTCTTTTGAAATGATTGAAGATCAAAATGGTCAAAGATATAAAACAAGATTATCAATCGACTGGGAAATGGGCATGGTAGAGTTAGCATTACAAGGCGATTCTAGTATCGTTCCAAGCAATAGAAGGCATAGAATTCATTTTAAAGGAACGAATGTGTCGATGATTGAATTGCCAAATAAGAATGATACAGCTAGATTTGAATGTAAAGATAATAAAACAACATCCCTAAATGATGAAGTTTTTAGACTACTAAAGACGGCTTCTCTGCCATATGAATTAAAAGATAGATTGTTAAATCAATTCATCAATGCCAAAAATTCTCATGACTTAATGAATATCTTGCATCATCAGGATAAGGAATTGAGAGGGCGTTTGTTGGAAATGATATTTACTAGCGAAAACTAA